The following are from one region of the Silene latifolia isolate original U9 population chromosome 9, ASM4854445v1, whole genome shotgun sequence genome:
- the LOC141598460 gene encoding NADPH:adrenodoxin oxidoreductase, mitochondrial-like: protein MAVFRSRARIYITFSSLSSNHLLVRIFGSGPAVFCTADKMLEAHQTAQVENDSGFFFLLIPYEDRHSVTSTLEMYLYLEQYTQMTNLILQFDD, encoded by the exons ATGGCGGTATTTCGATCAAGAGCAAGGATTTACATAACTTTCTCTTCACTTTCCTCCAATCATTTGCTTGTCCGTATCTTTGGTAGCGGTCCTGCAGTATTTTGTACCGCCGATAAG ATGCTCGAAGCTCATCAAACAGCTCAAGTTGAAAATGATTCAGGGTTTTTCTTCCTTCTTATCCCTTATGAGGATAG ACATTCAGTTACGAGTACATTAGAGATGTACCTATATCTTGAGCAATACACTCAAATGACAAATCTGATCCTCCA ATTTGATGATTAG